One stretch of Longimicrobiaceae bacterium DNA includes these proteins:
- a CDS encoding secondary thiamine-phosphate synthase enzyme YjbQ: MREIRVRTTKRCELVEITDRLQTLLEESGLAEGALVAQSMHTTAALTVNENADPDVQHDLLEKLERLVPRHEPFYLHAEGNSDSHLKTSFFGPSLTVLVQGGRLVLGTWQGVYLCEFDGPRERRVAVQLLAAAGAQGRGGAA, translated from the coding sequence ATGCGAGAGATCCGGGTCCGGACGACGAAGCGCTGCGAGCTGGTGGAGATCACGGACCGGCTGCAGACGCTGCTGGAGGAGAGCGGCCTCGCGGAGGGCGCGCTGGTCGCGCAGAGCATGCACACCACCGCGGCGCTCACCGTGAACGAGAACGCCGACCCCGACGTGCAGCACGACCTGCTGGAGAAGCTGGAGCGGCTGGTGCCCCGGCACGAGCCGTTCTACCTGCACGCGGAGGGGAACAGCGACAGCCACCTGAAGACCAGCTTCTTCGGGCCCTCGCTCACCGTGCTGGTGCAGGGCGGACGGCTGGTGCTGGGGACCTGGCAGGGTGTCTATCTCTGCGAGTTCGACGGGCCGCGGGAGCGCCGCGTGGCCGTGCAGCTCCTCGCCGCAGCCGGGGCGCAGGGCAGGGGGGGCGCGGCATGA